A window of the Mus pahari chromosome 1, PAHARI_EIJ_v1.1, whole genome shotgun sequence genome harbors these coding sequences:
- the LOC110321485 gene encoding zinc finger protein 120-like isoform X2: protein MLETYRNLTAIGYNWEDHNIEHFQHSRRHGRHERSHTGEKPSAYTQCGKVFAYQSHPQNHDRMHVGEKSHEGIQHGKAFTHHSHLQRHEKIHTSEKPYECNQCGKAFAHRSYLRKHKRIHIEEKPDEWNQCDQGNLQIHKRTHTAQKPYECNQCGKAFRRHNSLQVHKRTHTGEKPYKCDQCDKAFSQQGHLRIHNRTHTGEKPYECNQCGKAFAVHSTLQIHKRTHTAETPYECNQCGKAFRRHNTLQIHKRTHTGEKPYKCDECDKAFSQQGHLRIHKRTHTGEKPYKCNQCCKAFARHSHLLIHERIHTGEKPYRCNQCNKAFSQYGGLQIHKSTHTAEKPYECNECGKTFSQHSYLRTHKRTHTREKPYK, encoded by the exons ATGCTGGAAACCTACAGGAACCTCACTGCTATAG GTTACAATTGGGAAGACCATAATATTGAACATTTTCAACATTCTAGAAGACATGGAAG GCATGAAAGAAGTCATACTGGAGAAAAGCCTTCTGCATATACTCAGTGTGGCAAAGTGTTTGCATATCAGAGTCATCCTCAAAATCATGACAGAATGCATGTAGGAGAGAAAAGCCATGAAGGTATTCAACATGGTAAAGCCTTTACACATCACAGTCAccttcaaagacatgaaaaaatTCATACCAgtgagaaaccttatgaatgtaatcagtgtggtaaagcctttgcacatcGTAGCTACCTTCGAAAGCATAAAAGAATTCATATTGAAGAGAAACCCGATGAATGGAACCAATGTGATCAAGGTAATCTCCAAATACATAAAAGGACACATACTGCACAGAAGCCCTATGAgtgtaatcagtgtggtaaagcctttagACGGCACAATAGTctccaagtacataaaagaacacacactggagagaaaccctacaaatgtgatcagtgtgataaagccttttcaCAACAAGGTCATCTCAGAATACATAatagaacacatactggagagaaaccctatgaatgtaatcagtgtggtaaagcctttgcagtTCACAGTACtcttcaaatacataaaaggaCACATACTGCAGAGacaccctatgaatgtaatcagtgtggtaaagcctttagGCGGCACAATACcctccaaatacataaaagaacacatactggagaaaaaccataTAAATGTGatgaatgtgataaagccttttcaCAACAAGGTCATCTcagaatacataaaagaacacatactggagaaaaaccttaTAAATGTAATCAGTGTTGTAAAGCTTTTGCACGCCATAGTCATCTTCTAattcatgaaagaattcatactggagagaaaccttacagaTGTAATCAATGTAATAAAGCCTTTTCACAATATGGTGGtcttcaaatacataaaagcaCACATACTGCTGAgaagccctatgaatgtaatgaatgtggtaaaaCTTTTTCACAACACAGTTATCTCCGAACACATAAAAGAACGCATActagagagaaaccctataaatAA
- the LOC110321485 gene encoding zinc finger protein 120-like isoform X1, whose amino-acid sequence MFKLGHHRFLEDEYKTGVQNGITYDDVHVNFTGEEWALLSPSQKRLYKDVMLETYRNLTAIGYNWEDHNIEHFQHSRRHGRHERSHTGEKPSAYTQCGKVFAYQSHPQNHDRMHVGEKSHEGIQHGKAFTHHSHLQRHEKIHTSEKPYECNQCGKAFAHRSYLRKHKRIHIEEKPDEWNQCDQGNLQIHKRTHTAQKPYECNQCGKAFRRHNSLQVHKRTHTGEKPYKCDQCDKAFSQQGHLRIHNRTHTGEKPYECNQCGKAFAVHSTLQIHKRTHTAETPYECNQCGKAFRRHNTLQIHKRTHTGEKPYKCDECDKAFSQQGHLRIHKRTHTGEKPYKCNQCCKAFARHSHLLIHERIHTGEKPYRCNQCNKAFSQYGGLQIHKSTHTAEKPYECNECGKTFSQHSYLRTHKRTHTREKPYK is encoded by the exons ATG TTCAAACTAGGGCACCATAGATTTCTGGAAGATGAATACAAAACTGGAGTGCAG AATGGAATAACCTATGATGACGTGCATGTAAACTTCACTGGAGAAGAGTGGGCTTTGCTCAGTCCTTCCCAGAAGAGGCTCTACAAGGATGTGATGCTGGAAACCTACAGGAACCTCACTGCTATAG GTTACAATTGGGAAGACCATAATATTGAACATTTTCAACATTCTAGAAGACATGGAAG GCATGAAAGAAGTCATACTGGAGAAAAGCCTTCTGCATATACTCAGTGTGGCAAAGTGTTTGCATATCAGAGTCATCCTCAAAATCATGACAGAATGCATGTAGGAGAGAAAAGCCATGAAGGTATTCAACATGGTAAAGCCTTTACACATCACAGTCAccttcaaagacatgaaaaaatTCATACCAgtgagaaaccttatgaatgtaatcagtgtggtaaagcctttgcacatcGTAGCTACCTTCGAAAGCATAAAAGAATTCATATTGAAGAGAAACCCGATGAATGGAACCAATGTGATCAAGGTAATCTCCAAATACATAAAAGGACACATACTGCACAGAAGCCCTATGAgtgtaatcagtgtggtaaagcctttagACGGCACAATAGTctccaagtacataaaagaacacacactggagagaaaccctacaaatgtgatcagtgtgataaagccttttcaCAACAAGGTCATCTCAGAATACATAatagaacacatactggagagaaaccctatgaatgtaatcagtgtggtaaagcctttgcagtTCACAGTACtcttcaaatacataaaaggaCACATACTGCAGAGacaccctatgaatgtaatcagtgtggtaaagcctttagGCGGCACAATACcctccaaatacataaaagaacacatactggagaaaaaccataTAAATGTGatgaatgtgataaagccttttcaCAACAAGGTCATCTcagaatacataaaagaacacatactggagaaaaaccttaTAAATGTAATCAGTGTTGTAAAGCTTTTGCACGCCATAGTCATCTTCTAattcatgaaagaattcatactggagagaaaccttacagaTGTAATCAATGTAATAAAGCCTTTTCACAATATGGTGGtcttcaaatacataaaagcaCACATACTGCTGAgaagccctatgaatgtaatgaatgtggtaaaaCTTTTTCACAACACAGTTATCTCCGAACACATAAAAGAACGCATActagagagaaaccctataaatAA